A single window of Bombyx mori chromosome 17, ASM3026992v2 DNA harbors:
- the Suc1 gene encoding beta-fructofuranosidase precursor — translation MFAWSTPVALAAVLAVTLGQALRQQNETTKRELEEYIADKKAEINPRYRPHYHISPPVGWMNDPNGFSYYKEKFHLFYQFYPYDSVWGPMHWGHVSSSNLIDWEHLPTALIPETEMCFSGGAVVHGDDLVLLYTGRVTTDTDPFYNETQYLAFSNDGVNFRKYEGNPVLSYVPDNSADFRDPKIWKFKDHWYVVIGSSSNKRGRVLLYRSGDLFNWEFLSVLGESDGDMGYMWECPDLFELGGKTIFLWSPQGLEPKGDRYKNTYQTGYYIGELDYETFEFKTDKYFQELDYGHDFYATQTIQGDGKTYLIGWFNMWEVPHLEKEDGWAGTTTLVRELQLIGTRITMNPLEGIQDLRTDSVHNGDLEPQQAIEFGPTAEIILQGCLDQKIELLIQGKEGGLVTTVTWDPEVGKVIVNRSGEVRQVEWVPIGKTSWRLFLDASSLELFCGEGEVVFSSRIFSDGDWVVKNSSPQTLSVEAYRLRRSVPA, via the coding sequence ATGTTCGCCTGGAGCACACCGGTGGCGCTGGCCGCCGTGCTCGCCGTGACGCTGGGACAAGCTCTCCGCCAGCAAAATGAGACCACTAAGCGAGAACTTGAAGAATACATCGCGGATAAAAAGGCAGAAATCAATCCACGGTACCGCCCGCACTATCACATCTCTCCGCCCGTCGGCTGGATGAATGACCCTAACGGCTTTTCATACTACAAGGAAAAATTCCACCTCTTCTATCAGTTTTACCCTTACGACAGCGTTTGGGGTCCGATGCACTGGGGTCACGTTTCCAGTAGCAACCTGATCGACTGGGAACACCTCCCTACGGCTCTCATCCCTGAAACCGAAATGTGCTTCTCGGGCGGCGCCGTCGTCCACGGAGATGACCTGGTACTGTTATACACGGGCCGCGTCACTACTGACACGGACCCGTTTTACAACGAAACTCAATATCTAGCCTTCAGTAACGACGGAGTTAACTTCCGCAAGTATGAAGGAAATCCAGTCCTCTCCTACGTGCCCGACAATTCAGCTGATTTCAGAGACCCCAAGATTTGGAAATTCAAAGATCATTGGTATGTTGTCATTGGCAGCTCAAGCAATAAACGGGGAAGAGTGCTCCTTTACAGATCAGGGGATCTGTTTAATTGGGAGTTTTTGTCGGTCTTGGGAGAATCAGACGGCGACATGGGCTACATGTGGGAATGTCCCGATCTGTTTGAACTCGGCGGAAAAACCATTTTCCTCTGGTCCCCTCAAGGATTGGAACCGAAAGGCGACAGATACAAGAACACGTATCAGACCGGATACTATATTGGGGAATTAGACTATGAaacttttgaatttaaaactgaTAAGTATTTCCAAGAATTAGATTACGGTCACGATTTTTATGCGACTCAAACCATACAGGGCGACGGCAAGACTTACTTGATTGGCTGGTTTAATATGTGGGAAGTGCCGCACCTTGAGAAAGAGGACGGCTGGGCGGGGACGACGACGCTCGTTAGAGAGCTGCAGCTGATCGGCACGCGGATCACCATGAACCCACTAGAAGGAATCCAAGATCTGAGAACCGATAGCGTCCATAACGGAGATCTAGAGCCCCAGCAAGCGATAGAATTCGGCCCAACTGCTGAAATTATTCTACAAGGATGTCTCGACCAGAAGATTGAGTTGCTGATTCAAGGTAAAGAAGGAGGTCTTGTCACAACAGTGACGTGGGATCCTGAAGTCGGTAAAGTGATTGTTAACAGGAGCGGAGAAGTAAGGCAAGTGGAATGGGTTCCAATCGGAAAGACCTCATGGAGACTATTCTTGGATGCAAGTTCTTTGGAGTTGTTCTGTGGAGAAGGTGAGGTAGTATTCAGTTCGAGGATCTTCTCTGATGGAGATTGGGTCGTAAAGAATTCCAGCCCGCAAACCTTGTCCGTAGAAGCGTATCGATTGAGAAGAAGTGTACCCGCTTAA
- the LOC101740734 gene encoding ecdysone oxidase-like, producing MNTSSALSQVEKVKLALRLLAVLQITQYLWPRSAEIQDGQSFDYIVVGGGTAGAVVASRLSEDPSISVLLVEAGGDPPFESDVPKLMLYLKNTTSDWNYTTEPGPYSSSCVKSVARPFVQGKILGGTSGANYLHYAQGHYRDYNTWAKITNDETWRWENVLPYFIKAEKFDDVSVLCSQAAQYHGTEGPVGLMRDNRPIIQNYLEAFQDMQKPIKDDLNAVDSVGYARDVYNIQDGHRQSSAFSFLSPARHRSNLFVWKNALVTKIVIEDKTAVGVEVVKNIGDTEKTYSIRAIKEVIVSAGAINTPKLLMLSGIGPKEHLRSHGIPLIANLPVGKNLQDHTAAIVVFNMTKLHENPQIFSFSDYPAFVFRGSVSLNKSDYPDYSTWNYINFPNALLKYCSVSYDFQNSVCDDMLATSVNTQMLFSVVFGLHPRSRGKVLLRSPFYQDSPMIFTAAYLEKEDIDNQVKYVKDFIRVINSAYFQSVGAELKYPSLPKCNCKHKEDEEFWRCYILCMTTPQHHYCGTSAMGSVVDGRLRVMGVDRLRVVDASIIPIIPSSGLLGPVITIAEKAADFIKSDGDCLNF from the exons ATGAATACGTCctccgcgttatcgcaggttgAAAAGGTTAAGCTTGCGTTGCGGCTCCTTGCCGTGCTACAGATCACTCAGTACCTCTGGCCGCGTTCAGCGGAGATACAAG ATGGTCAAAGTTTTGATTATATCGTGGTGGGAGGTGGCACAGCCGGAGCCGTGGTCGCCAGCAGACTCTCGGAGGATCCTAGCATATCGGTGCTCCTCGTCGAAGCTGGAGGAGATCCACCATTCGAATCTGAT GTTCCCAAATTAATGCTGTACCTCAAAAATACCACTTCAGATTGGAACTACACGACGGAGCCTGGTCCTTATTCTTCGAGCTGCGTCAAGAGCGTTGCAAGACCATTCGTCCAAGGAAAGATCTTAGGGGGTACCAGCGGTGCTAATTATCTTCATTATGCCCAAGGTCATTATAGAGACTATAATACATGGGCTAAGATCACTAACGATGAAACTTGGAGATGGGAAAACGTCCTACCGTACTTTATAAAAGCTGAGAAGTTCGATGATGTAAGTGTGCTTTGTTCACAAGCCGCTCAGTACCACGGAACTGAAGGACCTGTGGGATTGATGAGGGATAATCGACCAATTATTCAGAACTATTTAGAAGCATTTCAAGATATGCAGAAGCCCATCAAAGATGATCTAAACGCCGTAGACTCTGTAGGTTATGCTCGCGATGTTTACAATATTCAGGATGGCCATAGACAAAGTTCAGCTTTTAGCTTTTTGTCTCCCGCGAGACACCGCTCGAACCTCTTCGTTTGGAAAAACGCTTTAGTCACCAAAATTGTGATTGAAGACAAGACAGCAGTCGGCGTCGAAGTCGTGAAGAATATTGGTGATACGGAGAAGACATATTCCATCAGAGCTATAAAAGAAGTCATTGTATCAGCCGGTGCAATCAATACACCGAAACTACTCATGCTGTCAGGAATAGGACCCAAAGAGCATTTAAGATCTCATGGTATTCCTCTGATCGCAAATTTGCCAGTCGGTAAAAATCTTCAAGATCATACAGCAGCCATTGTGGTTTTCAATATGACGAAATTACATGAAAATCCACAGATATTTAGTTTTTCAGATTACCCAGCCTTTGTATTCCGCGGCTCTGTGTCTCTGAATAAATCTGACTACCCCGATTATTCAACTTGGAATTACATAAACTTCCCAAATGCATTGTTGAAATACTGCTCAGTCAGCTACGATTTTCAAAATTCTGTTTGTGATGATATGCTGGCGACTTCCGTGAACACACAAATGTTGTTCTCTGTTGTGTTTGGTCTTCATCCAAGGTCAAGAGGAAAGGTGTTGTTGAGGAGTCCCTTCTACCAGGACTCGCCTATGATATTCACAGCTGCGTATCTTGAGAAGGAGGATATTGATAACCAAGTTAAATACGTTAAAGATTTTATCCGCGTAATAAACTCTGCCTATTTCCAAAGCGTCGGTGCCGAGTTGAAGTACCCGAGCTTACCGAAGTGCAATTGTAAGCATAAGGAAGACGAAGAGTTTTGGAGATGTTACATTTTATGTATGACGACTCCTCAACATCACTACTGCGGGACAAGCGCTATGGGCTCAGTGGTAGACGGGAGACTCCGCGTGATGGGAGTAGACAGACTCCGCGTAGTTGATGCCAGCATTATACCAATCATTCCCAGCTCGGGCCTGCTTGGACCCGTCATTACTATCGCTGAGAAAGCTGCCGACTTCATCAAAAGTGATGGTGATTGCCTGAATTTTTGA